The following proteins are co-located in the Gordonia polyisoprenivorans genome:
- a CDS encoding glycosyltransferase gives MKILLINKYWRIAGGVEVHAFEVARWLAARGHEVIPFAMREKDTLPNNEIENFPPEVDFRGGSLGPALKGLIRATISLDSRDSLRDLIKREQPDAAYVLHVYHQLGMGIINELKRHGVPVVLSLHDYKIACPNYRLFSEKTNRICTKCLDRRMGFLIAPVRENCWGGSVASGAALTIEAISTKVQRSYKLADVVTVLNSLQRTAVLRAGVPESRIMAVPHAVPLSHGNQKCPDNGARFLYVGRLVPEKGVDVLIRAAAKSRSSITIAGDGRSRNELQRLAYELSVDAIFLGQVDRKRIEQLMRESRALIVPSIWHEVSPLVVYEAIRQDLPVVASEVGGMVDQLGGSRGYLVRPGAVGDLADTLRAIMLNPEEARTRSLRARQHAATAWSLKAWERNMVEAFSVAGVSV, from the coding sequence ATGAAGATCCTTCTTATCAATAAGTACTGGCGGATCGCCGGAGGTGTTGAAGTACACGCATTCGAAGTGGCGCGTTGGCTCGCAGCTCGTGGCCATGAGGTGATTCCATTTGCTATGCGCGAAAAGGACACGTTACCCAACAATGAAATCGAGAACTTTCCGCCGGAGGTCGATTTTCGCGGCGGCTCGCTCGGGCCTGCGCTAAAAGGACTTATCCGGGCCACCATCTCGCTTGACTCTCGGGATTCCCTTCGGGATCTTATCAAAAGAGAGCAGCCCGACGCTGCATACGTACTACACGTTTATCATCAGCTGGGAATGGGGATAATTAACGAACTGAAACGTCACGGAGTGCCAGTTGTCCTAAGCCTGCACGACTATAAAATAGCGTGTCCCAACTATCGTCTCTTCTCGGAGAAGACTAATAGGATATGCACGAAATGTCTCGACAGAAGGATGGGATTTCTTATCGCTCCCGTCCGCGAAAATTGCTGGGGTGGGAGTGTAGCTTCGGGAGCTGCGCTCACCATCGAGGCAATATCGACAAAAGTGCAACGAAGCTATAAGCTGGCGGATGTCGTAACGGTACTAAATAGCCTACAGCGGACGGCAGTGCTTCGAGCGGGGGTGCCCGAAAGTCGAATAATGGCGGTTCCGCATGCGGTGCCACTATCACATGGAAATCAGAAATGCCCTGACAACGGTGCGCGGTTTCTATACGTCGGACGCCTCGTGCCTGAGAAGGGCGTAGATGTCTTGATCAGGGCGGCTGCCAAGTCACGGTCGTCAATAACGATCGCGGGCGATGGGCGATCCCGGAACGAACTGCAAAGGTTGGCCTATGAGCTAAGTGTGGACGCCATCTTCCTGGGGCAAGTTGACAGGAAGCGAATCGAACAACTTATGAGAGAATCTCGCGCTCTGATCGTTCCTTCGATATGGCATGAGGTCAGCCCGCTCGTCGTATATGAGGCGATCAGGCAAGACTTACCGGTCGTGGCAAGTGAAGTTGGTGGAATGGTTGACCAGCTGGGCGGATCGAGGGGGTACCTGGTACGCCCAGGCGCGGTTGGCGACTTGGCCGATACGCTTCGTGCAATCATGCTTAACCCAGAGGAAGCGCGAACAAGAAGTTTGCGGGCTCGGCAGCATGCTGCCACAGCATGGTCTCTCAAAGCCTGGGAGAGGAATATGGTGGAGGCCTTCAGTGTAGCAGGCGTCAGCGTATGA
- the wzy gene encoding O-antigen polysaccharide polymerase Wzy, which translates to MGLVLDYVARRWLPVTAIILVAIIVCAYIFIAASVDAADTFYLVFIAGSFGPPVIAIVATERGIRELDPLSPFVLVPLTMGIVFGSAPSLLAFMGYSETASEVGRGLAWGMLAYLLGAVAASLAIPTPRPPDVGSRRIRGELDPGILYAVYGTGAFAMIWYWYRAGGIPILEPDVENARLAALTGGGLPFYLSMLMMVSVWLLCSPACTRTSTGVRCTLVLMTVLLLTSTGWRNTVFAFIVVLLMIRQYTRPIRTISILVAGILAILGAVAIGLYRVYSSGLANYETFQLLSTGNYGGAISKYLTTYFNAFGLNIGAVYSLFPDIIPFKGGETIVWNYLALLPGESRQPFDFVLKDAAGQGFAGGGLPPTLIGELYLNFGTSGVAIGMVIIGAFATLIHALLKITGRVDVLIISILLIYYLFVAVRGGIGNVSMTVVWLAVAVWAVSRLASGSRNRTERSTGKV; encoded by the coding sequence GTGGGATTAGTTCTCGATTACGTTGCAAGGCGTTGGCTACCGGTTACCGCGATTATTCTCGTCGCGATAATAGTCTGCGCGTACATTTTCATCGCCGCCAGCGTTGATGCTGCAGACACTTTCTACCTGGTGTTCATTGCTGGATCGTTCGGGCCCCCCGTCATCGCTATTGTTGCCACGGAGCGCGGAATTCGTGAGCTCGACCCGCTTTCACCATTCGTTCTTGTTCCGCTCACAATGGGTATCGTCTTCGGCTCGGCGCCGTCTCTTCTTGCTTTCATGGGATACTCGGAAACAGCATCTGAAGTAGGTCGTGGTCTTGCTTGGGGGATGCTCGCGTACTTACTAGGCGCCGTGGCAGCTTCGCTTGCTATTCCAACGCCTAGGCCGCCTGACGTTGGGAGCCGGAGAATTCGAGGCGAACTCGATCCCGGGATACTGTATGCCGTATACGGCACTGGCGCTTTCGCGATGATCTGGTATTGGTACCGTGCTGGAGGAATACCGATTCTTGAACCAGATGTAGAGAACGCAAGATTGGCGGCCCTGACAGGTGGCGGTCTGCCCTTCTACCTCTCGATGTTGATGATGGTCTCAGTTTGGTTGTTGTGCTCGCCTGCATGTACTAGAACAAGCACAGGCGTAAGGTGCACTTTGGTACTGATGACCGTTCTGCTATTAACTTCTACGGGCTGGCGAAACACGGTTTTTGCGTTCATTGTGGTGCTCCTGATGATCCGGCAATATACAAGGCCGATAAGGACGATATCGATTCTGGTAGCGGGAATATTGGCGATTCTGGGTGCGGTCGCAATTGGGCTGTACCGTGTCTACAGCTCAGGTCTCGCGAACTATGAGACATTCCAGCTACTCTCAACCGGAAACTACGGCGGTGCGATATCAAAATATCTGACCACATACTTTAACGCCTTCGGACTTAACATCGGCGCTGTTTACTCGCTATTTCCAGATATAATACCGTTCAAAGGTGGCGAAACCATAGTTTGGAATTACTTGGCGTTGCTTCCGGGCGAAAGTCGGCAGCCCTTCGATTTCGTATTGAAGGATGCGGCCGGTCAGGGGTTTGCAGGGGGAGGGCTCCCGCCGACGTTGATCGGCGAGTTGTACTTAAATTTCGGAACTTCGGGCGTAGCCATTGGTATGGTGATTATAGGTGCATTCGCTACTCTTATCCATGCGCTATTAAAGATAACGGGCAGGGTAGATGTTCTTATCATCTCGATACTTCTCATTTACTATTTGTTTGTAGCGGTTCGAGGTGGGATTGGAAACGTCTCAATGACCGTCGTTTGGTTGGCCGTCGCGGTATGGGCAGTTTCTCGCTTGGCAAGTGGATCGAGAAATAGAACCGAGAGATCAACTGGCAAGGTGTGA
- a CDS encoding polysaccharide pyruvyl transferase family protein has protein sequence MLVTEAYSARNLGDLELVERTLSYARSARASVEVVCLAVDPESFEIPGVSFFPKLFSRLDLRETRGSKRVQIYLAWAVRWIALSTLAFAPRRVQARSVRWLVRIGLLPSSAELYTRASSVIAVGGGYLGDQYFKETLLTVWTWWWASRIGVSVETMPVSVEIRSWFLGIIVRLTARNVSWRARDSSTVDSLARLGVNAALVPDLAFANYCATAAESRVGSVLCLVGADYLSVVEQRELESTIVELVKNSLVPRPVRFLAMHRRIDSSNIGGDLAMSLSIVERLRNEGISTVSIVDAGSYADVCNVCDFAEIVLSARMHAGIAALCRGARVGLLAYEEKHFALMRDMELERYVIDIRSKPQDYRELTARLSCSGHLEFHDGAARRFDKLREEGLLGR, from the coding sequence GTGCTGGTTACGGAGGCTTACAGTGCGAGGAATCTGGGTGATCTGGAGCTAGTTGAGCGGACCCTGAGCTACGCGCGTAGTGCGCGCGCGAGTGTAGAGGTCGTGTGTTTGGCTGTCGATCCTGAGTCATTTGAGATACCTGGCGTATCGTTCTTCCCGAAATTGTTTTCGAGGCTGGACTTGCGTGAGACGCGGGGGAGCAAGAGAGTCCAGATCTACTTGGCGTGGGCGGTTCGGTGGATTGCTCTATCTACGCTCGCATTCGCGCCGAGGCGAGTTCAGGCTCGATCAGTGCGGTGGCTAGTGCGAATCGGACTGCTGCCTTCGTCTGCGGAACTATATACTCGCGCCTCGAGTGTAATTGCTGTTGGCGGTGGTTATCTGGGTGATCAATACTTTAAAGAGACTTTGTTGACAGTTTGGACTTGGTGGTGGGCTTCGCGAATTGGAGTCTCAGTCGAGACTATGCCGGTTAGTGTCGAAATACGGTCGTGGTTTCTGGGCATAATTGTTCGGCTGACGGCACGGAATGTATCATGGCGGGCTCGAGATTCTTCGACGGTTGATTCACTGGCTCGCCTCGGCGTGAATGCGGCCCTAGTTCCCGACCTTGCTTTTGCGAATTATTGTGCCACCGCGGCAGAATCACGTGTGGGATCGGTGTTGTGCCTGGTGGGGGCCGATTACCTATCGGTGGTGGAGCAACGTGAGTTGGAAAGCACAATAGTGGAGTTGGTGAAGAACTCACTGGTGCCCCGGCCGGTACGGTTCTTGGCTATGCATCGAAGGATAGACTCATCAAATATAGGGGGCGACTTGGCCATGTCTTTATCGATAGTGGAACGCCTTAGGAATGAAGGGATTTCGACCGTATCGATAGTCGACGCTGGGTCGTACGCTGATGTGTGCAATGTTTGCGACTTTGCTGAGATAGTTCTATCCGCGCGAATGCATGCCGGTATTGCCGCGCTTTGCCGTGGCGCGAGAGTTGGCCTCCTGGCCTATGAAGAGAAGCACTTTGCTTTGATGCGCGATATGGAGCTTGAACGATATGTGATCGATATTCGATCGAAACCTCAGGATTACCGAGAACTAACGGCGAGGTTGTCCTGTTCAGGCCACCTTGAGTTCCATGACGGCGCCGCGCGGCGATTTGACAAACTCCGCGAAGAGGGGTTGTTGGGCCGATGA
- a CDS encoding polysaccharide biosynthesis tyrosine autokinase produces MGSVVAFAISEVQTRVYSSAATLYVTSSTDSNSQSAYQGSLASQQRVGSYSRLTTSDVILRDALSNFGGRISMDEARRELSSAPTPQTVLLTIRAKTDDPQKSASLVNAVSSSMVKYVRLLEKPDASSEPLAKLTVISYGTPSSDPVSPRIRFNFLLGAAGGLILGLCALFLWRRWDTRIRRLADLPHQVGNSVLGVISRDVSLGKRSLLDFSSGSSPASEDFRRLRANIGFVNVDSTVNTFLVTSSSPGDGKTTTALNVAAAFAEDGKSVVIVDADLRRPAVCAALGVRSLPGLTDCLKGVVGLDDVVQKTGTENLYCVSSGDTPPNPTELLGSERCADVISSLRLRFDVVVVDTPPVLGLADALVLSKWCDFALVVVRCDRTRKDELLATVDSFREAGDFDTRIVLNSIDPGRTLYSNYNRYADPGKSRSPS; encoded by the coding sequence GTGGGCAGTGTCGTTGCGTTTGCGATTAGTGAGGTACAGACACGGGTTTACTCATCTGCGGCGACTCTGTATGTGACCTCGAGTACTGATTCGAATAGTCAGTCTGCGTATCAAGGATCGCTTGCGTCGCAGCAACGAGTGGGATCGTATTCCAGACTTACCACATCTGACGTTATTTTGCGAGATGCCCTTTCGAATTTCGGGGGTCGGATATCTATGGACGAGGCTCGGAGAGAGCTATCTTCGGCGCCAACTCCTCAAACAGTCTTGCTAACGATACGCGCCAAGACAGACGATCCGCAGAAGTCTGCCTCTTTAGTTAACGCGGTGTCGTCTTCAATGGTGAAGTACGTAAGATTACTCGAAAAGCCTGATGCATCCTCGGAGCCGTTGGCTAAATTGACGGTAATTTCGTATGGCACACCTAGCTCAGATCCAGTTTCCCCCCGAATACGTTTTAATTTTCTCTTGGGTGCGGCCGGTGGTTTGATATTGGGGTTGTGTGCGCTTTTCTTGTGGAGACGCTGGGATACAAGGATAAGACGGCTTGCGGATCTGCCGCACCAGGTAGGAAATTCTGTCCTGGGAGTGATTTCGCGCGATGTTTCCCTCGGTAAGCGGTCCTTATTGGATTTTAGTTCGGGTTCTAGCCCCGCAAGCGAAGACTTCCGGCGCCTTCGTGCAAATATCGGCTTCGTCAATGTGGACTCGACTGTGAATACATTCCTCGTGACTAGTTCGAGCCCTGGTGACGGGAAAACGACAACTGCCCTTAATGTTGCTGCTGCTTTCGCTGAGGACGGTAAGTCTGTAGTCATCGTTGATGCCGATCTGCGGAGGCCAGCCGTTTGTGCTGCGCTTGGCGTAAGGAGCCTGCCGGGGCTGACCGACTGCCTAAAAGGTGTGGTGGGCTTGGATGATGTTGTTCAGAAGACTGGCACTGAGAATCTATACTGTGTTTCATCTGGAGATACTCCTCCGAATCCGACCGAATTGCTTGGGTCAGAACGTTGTGCCGATGTGATCTCCTCGTTAAGGCTCCGATTTGACGTCGTTGTGGTTGACACTCCGCCTGTATTGGGACTTGCCGACGCGCTTGTGTTATCGAAGTGGTGCGATTTTGCGTTGGTAGTAGTTCGGTGTGATCGAACGCGCAAAGACGAGTTGCTAGCTACGGTTGACTCGTTTAGGGAAGCTGGTGACTTCGATACAAGGATCGTATTGAACAGTATTGATCCTGGCCGGACATTGTACTCAAACTACAATAGGTACGCTGATCCCGGCAAATCGAGGTCCCCCTCCTGA